The Apostichopus japonicus isolate 1M-3 chromosome 20, ASM3797524v1, whole genome shotgun sequence genome contains a region encoding:
- the LOC139961979 gene encoding mitochondrial import inner membrane translocase subunit Tim17-B-like has product MEEYAREPCPWRIVDDCGGAFSMGCIGGGLVHSILGARNAPAGYKNRLIGSLLAVKHKAPVVGGNFAVWGGLFSTFDCTLVHIRKKEDPWNSITSGALTGAVLAARNGVFAMAASATVGGVLLAMIEGIGILMTRMSAEQFRPVNPQMEDPSQLGPKPPSSYGDGQFQ; this is encoded by the exons ATGGAAGAATACGCACGTGAACCATG CCCATGGAGGATAGTAGACGATTGTGGAGGAGCCTTTTCTATGGGATGTATAGGTGGAGGGTTAGTTCATTCAATACTAGGAGCAAGAAATGCACCCGCA GGTTACAAAAACAGACTTATTGGCAGCCTTTTAGCAGTCAAACACAAAGCACCAGTGGTTGGAG GTAACTTTGCTGTCTGGGGAGGTTTGTTTTCCACCTTTGATTGTACCCTGGTACACATCAGGAAGAAAGAGGACCCCTGGAATTCCATCACAAGTGGAGCCCTGACGGGGGCGGTACTTGCAGCTAGGA atgGTGTTTTTGCAATGGCTGCTTCTGCTACAGTTG gtGGTGTTCTTTTGGCCATGATTGAAGGCATTGGTATTCTAATGACAAGAATGTCAGCGGAACAGTTTAGACCAG TTAATCCACAGATGGAGGACCCCTCACAACTTGGCCCTAAGCCACCATCTTCATATGGAGATGGCCAGTTCCAGTGA